A stretch of DNA from Vanacampus margaritifer isolate UIUO_Vmar chromosome 1, RoL_Vmar_1.0, whole genome shotgun sequence:
CAATGCGTCaccatcgagctgcgaccattacgtcatcactggaggagtaccCTGCATATGCTGTCCAGACGACACGTACGCGAtgcattttgaaatctttctactctgaagcccggtttcaaatagtgatcggtttcaagttCCGAAACCGCGACATTGTGTGGatgaacggcctaaacggttaGAAACTtttgaggatacattgaaactggcttgcGTGTGGACCCCGCCTTTATATACATACTAACGAGACaatgagagacacctggacaagacgcCTTTGGCTGAGGTTGCTGATTGGTGCGTgagatgacaagcacaggtggacatgataaaacttgacgagacaaTATTGCACCCACATGTAGTAAATGTTGATCTGCATTTGTGATTGTGTTTGCttattaaaattgattttattatttttaaggggtggctttgtttttatgtgttttagtTTGTGTATCAAGTATCAAGTGCATTTACTAAACTTGCTCAACATCAGCTGCAAGCTTTGCTTAGTGTCTATAGTCTGATTGCATTGTCCCtgttaaataaactaataaaatgaaaatgggaGGGgcataacaaaacacagatcccAACCCACAAAAATGAAACATGGCAACTAAATCTAtcaaaaaacaaacccaaatcctttaaataaaacattatacTCATTAGAGGTGCTGATTATTAAAGAGTTAATGTGCGCAGATCACTACGGCCAAAGTTTTGCTCCcaccagccatccatccatccattttcttggccgctttttcctcacaagggtcgcggggtgctggagcctatcccagctggcttcgggcagtaggcagggtacaccctgaactggatgccagccaatcgcagggcacacagagacgaacaaacacactcacattcacacctagggacaatttggagtgttcaattaacctgccatgcatgtttttggaatgtgggaggaaaccggagtacccggtgaaaacccacgcaagcacggggagaacatgcaaactccacccaggaaggccgaagcccggactcgatctcacgtcctctgcactgggaggcggacgtgctaaccagtcagccaccgtgctgcccctcccaccagccaatcagaggattaaaaaaaaaaaaagctgctatCATCGAGGGCCAGCATCCTGAATTTGAAATCTGGTCGGTTAAAGAAACAGTCCCATCGTTAAGTTACATTGGCAGACACTATTGATTTTGAAAGCTCTGGGCAGAATAGACTGAAAGGGCAAAGCTTACATTCTGAaatcttaataaataaataaataaataaataatttgaggGGCTTGTAGGTGTAAGTGCAACACAGGTGGAAAATAAATGAGTCCTGCAGCTCtcagtcattatttatttaataaaacatgaCAAGACAATTACAAATATAAGCACATTCTCCTGCAAACACTTAACAGGATgttcacttttatgtttacttttatGTCAATTTAGTCTTCCTATAAAACAAAGGGAAGAAGTTACATACAAAtcacaatcaaatcaaaattcacatttgaCATTAAGAGATAAATAAGAtccaaaatgaaatgtttttttctgtgctcATCATCAATCCACACAGAATAAACTTCTGACATTGTCCTTGAATGTGTTCTCTGTCGTCTTCAAAAGGGCAACGTGTCGAGGAATAACTTATCTATTATTGCGGGTGGCGGCACCAGATCCTccaactttaaataaaaaatcctctgCAGGCCTTGAATGCACAGAGTGCGAAGTTCGGGAAGCTTTTCCACCAATCTGAACAAATGGTTTGACCAAGTGTTTGAGTTTGTGTCTACGGACACGCTGCCATCTTTTAAACATTTGACAACGCTACTCTGCAGCTCCTCCACCTTCCTCGGTTCCTTTAGTCCGTGTCGCTCTGTCCAAAAACACATCACACCAGACATTAGATTATATCCGAGTTTTATCAGCCAGACCGATTGATTATctgtgccgatatttggcattttgacaaaaatatcgACATTGGCCTTTTTTCGAATCTAAGTCCGGTAtcatctcactgagcggtgaattcCTGCAAACGTAGtaaattttgcattttcaacaggatttgtaaaatgttcacagacagttattacttgtcacaaagacattttgaacattgtgagacaaattttcactgtctgcgaagagcttttgaaaccttttatgaactccgacgaaaaccccaaattagccaCATTTGCACGCCATCTCTCTTGTTTCCAACGTTTCTTGCGACCATGCATTTGTCACTCAGTGAGAGACTGGAAcatttcatttatgtatttatttaaatttccacttgatAAAAGATGATGCTGAAACTGGGATCTccattcactttttatttaaaaaaaaaaaatatatatatatatatatatatatacaaaattatgttgaaattttggaaaaatttatttacagtagaaaactttagggagttATTAATGTCTTAGTTTTTAATTGAGCTTAACAGATACTGATGATGCTGGAAGCGCCCTGCACTTTTTgctataatttttaaacaaagttgtCTATtccttatatgtttaaaatgaaaagaaaaacctaaaaagtgttgaaaatttgaaaagttgttttaacaaacatgctTAATGGCGCTTCaacaacgtaaaaaaaaaattacgctaTTTTCTCTTATaatgcaaatgaatatcagcttgtaatatcggttatcggcctgttttactactaataatcagtatcggccatgaaaaatgcatatcggtctatcactaatttaaatacacacaaaacagATACATAGGCCATATTAGATTGTTGATTGGTAGGAAAATATGCTGTGTTGGTTTTTATGTCATGATACAACTTTCAAGTTCTTCTACACCAAAATCCTCTCTATGCATTTTAATGAGTGAAAACATACCATGCGACGAAAACTGCATAACTTCCCGTAAAAAACACCTGAGCTAAACTTAGCTTCTTCCCAATCCACAAAGATCCACAAAGACTGTATCACTTTCACTTACCTCCTTGTCACCAATGGCTACTTTCCTGTTATCTATTGCTTTGGCAGAATGTTTGAGCATTACAGAAAGAAttggtgaatttgtgaataggTAGCAGTTGACTGTATTCAtgtcaaaggtaaaaaaatccaaaacaaaaaaaaagaacttgtaGCACTTAAATGTGGGGCATCTCACCGGTGACCAGGGCGAGTGCACATATGCAGGAGAAGGTGGCGATGTCCAGATTCATCCTGTGTAGATTGGTGGAGAACTCGACAATGCTGTCAATCCACTCGCCAAAGCCACGCAGACATTGGAGGCGGTGCCACACGGAGCCGTCGCAGAATATCAGCTTGCCTTCGTCAGGGTTAGATCTGAGACATAGCAAACGGTCGTGCATATAttgtatctctctctctctctcatatctATTTTTCACTTTAGATTTAGCATGTTCATAGTAACATATAGCAAATGTATAGCTTATCTGATTAGCTTAGCTAAGGGTGCTAAGGACGAAGTGTTATCACCGCTAAGCTAACGCTAGGTGTCGCGCGAAAATGTACAGAACGTACTCACTTGACACCTCCGCTGCGTTTACCTGTAAGACAGACGTAAGACAAAGAGCTCCAAGAATGACGAGTAGAACAGGAGGTCTTGATCGTGTTTGGTCAGAGAAACAAATCCCGGAATCTTCAATGCCCATGCCCGAATCACTTCCATCGATCTGGTCAGCAAGTCGTAAAATTGATGCACGTGCTGAGCGTCATCTCCCGGAGGGCTTTCTGGACTTTCTTTGAACTCCACAAAGCCACAATAAGTAATGAAGTAAGTGCTCTGTGGAATAAAAGTTCTTCCTGAGGTGAAGAATGTTTCTTACTTTGCAGTAATCAAGCCGTGAGGGTGAAGGGTTGGACTCCACGTGCGCTCTGATGAGGGAGTTCAGCAGTGTGCTGGCTGGTGAAGATGAGTCGGGAAAAACTTTAGTTTTGGAGGGAAGGCGACCCCTGCGACCTTTTAGACTGGCTGTCCGCACCACTGCCGAGAATGCGGACGAACACCAAAAAGATTCTGTCAAGCATGATGTCACGTTACGAGAAGCGTGTTGGCAACATTTTCAAAGGTTACCTTCTTTGACCATTCCGACTGCAAGGCATTTCTGGAAGCGACAGTATTGGCAGCGGTTCCTCCGCCGTTTGTCTACGGGGCAATTCTTGGCCGCCAAACACACATATTTGGCATTTTTCTGCACTGTGCGCTGCAGGAAGATTACAATAGTTTGTCACTACACAAAAGTTCTATTGACAAAGATCATCAGCAATAGCTCTTTTCTTGCAGTTTGATATAAgaccagcacaaaaaaaaaaaaaacataaacatcatTGTCCCACTGGGTTTTGAGTGCTAAGAGActtccattaaaatgaaagctaAAAAagctttgatccttcctcgggtctcctgacggcctcacgactctggctggaagtgttcggtttaggtgaacggtatgggatttttaataggttttaggtgaactaatgaatacacacacgcacgcacgcacgcactcacccacataccaaaaaaaaaagagagcaatgatgatgacatgtcaaatcggtaaaattaccaaatgaacaatactgagctctccaggaaaattttttttttaaaaaaaaataaataaaaaaaatgaacgctAAAAGCTTCTGAAAATAATCAGCGGCCTTCTTGGTCCTGTGGGATCTGTGAGGCGCTGCATGGCATTCGGTGCATGGACAGGTCAGTCTGGGTAAATAGTGGGTCATGGCCATTCATAATTGAGCCAATTGTCCTGGGAATCTTGATCAAAGAGGGAAAAGGAGGGTTTCTTATTCACGTCACGGCATGTCAGTGGCAAGGTTCAAACAAGACATTTGGCTCCGTGAACGTTCAGGGCAAGAGGTCAAAAGCAAGTGAGGCAATACCTGCCCACTATTTTCTATTGCTTATATTGTTCAGGGTCACAGGTCAGCTGGAGAATATGCCAGCTGACTTTTGCTTCAAGGGTATGGGCACATATAACCATCAACAACACTTTTTCTCAATGGACGGTTTAGAATCCTCAATTAATCtaattgacatgtttttggTGTATGGCAGGAAGGCAGAGAGAACAAAGAAACATGCAAACTTTACACAGCAAAGCCAAAGCTGAGATGCAAACCCAAAATGTTCTATTCTTTACGTTTGGTTGAAAAACAAACGCtttttgttaaatacaaaaatgggtGAACACTTTTGACATTctacttttttgtttacaattttaaattaagaaaactgtgatacatttttgtggaagtatttttttttttttacattttcaaaacattaaatacaaattgtGAAATCTGTTAACATTCAGATTTTGTCAATATTCATCTTTCTTTTATTATCAAGAGTCAACATGCAGTAACTCTTTCTCATGACTTTCTGATGTgggtcatgtttatttttaatttgaatataCAGCGAGCTAATAAAACACAAGCAGCGGTTTGCGAACCTTTTAGACATGTGCTGCGGataattgcagttttttttcaatatgaTACCTACAAATAGATTTCATTACCCAAAAtaccttaataataataataataataataagccatCTAATTTATCAGCGCCTGATAAAGAcatccaataataataataataataacaaatttaatttatCAGCGCCTAATAAAGACACCCAAGGACACTTAACagggcaaagaaaaaaatgggcagaaagaaaaataataataaaataataattaaaaaaataataatttaaactcGCAACCGtcacactaaaaaaataaagattctaCATTGCTTCTGTCACAAGCTATGACCAAATGATAACCAAATGATTCAACAAGTCCTCCATATTAATTGTATCATATAAAAATCACCAAGGCGATATAATCTCACCTTTGAAATAACCACTAATTAACCCCTTGTATACAAAGGTgctagatcaggggtggccaagttcggtcctcgagagccactatccagcctgttttccgtgtCTTCCTCCTTCGGCGCAggtgattctaatgatcagctcatcagcaagctttgcagaagcccgacaacgatcctgatcatgaatcaggtgcgttagtggagagaaacatggaaaacaggctggatagtggctctcgaggaccgaacttggccacccctgtagATGGACCCAGTGGTGTAATAGGCCATTCGTttcaaggtttaaaaaaaaataaaaaatcccttGTACATCCATGAGTGCATATAGGCTAGTATAGAACATCTGAAAAGTAGCTAGGCCAATATTTCATAGTTAAGTGTGCACCCCACCTTAAAGAATCCTTTGCATCCCTCGCAAGTTCGCACTCCGTAGTGCTGGCAGGCTGCGTTGTCCCCGCACACCGCGCACAATCCCTCCGTGCTCGGTCGCCCTCGGCTTTGGGCGGACGTGGGAGGACCGAGGTTGTTTATTAAGTGCTGAGTGTGGGCGAACTGGAGAGGGTGAAACCCCGCACAAGGTTGATTTCCCAGCCCAGCACAGCAAAGAAGACCGGAAGAGTCCAGTGTTTGGTCCAGATTGGCGGACATGTGAAAATGTCGGTCAAATTTCATCGGGCTGGAAAAGTTCTGATTGCCATCTTGTGAATGTTTGATGGAAAACAGCGAGAATCTGGAAAAGTTGTTTTTCCGCTGCGCCGCCACCAAATAGTCTTGACGCAACAGAGAACCCGAGTCCTCCCACATCAGTGGAGTTTGTATATTGGGCGCGATGGGTGCGCGCGAGGATGGAGACTGGTAATAGTAAACGGAACTACTGGAGGACAGCCGATCGGCCGCCTGCAGATGCTGACTGGGCTGAAATCGTGCCGGGCGACCCGCACGCGCATCCTCCGTCTTGACGCACGACAGCTCCCCGTGAAGCGGCATTTGGAAAAGACACTGCGGCCTCGCGTCGTAGCCGCAACTGTAGGCTTCTGCGCCCGACGGTGAGGCGGATATTTCACTGTTGGCGAGGTCCATGCTGAACTTGACGAACTCCGGAGTGAGCAAGTCACAGCTCCGCTCTCCCGCCGCGCTTTGAGACGCCGGGCTGGCTCCTGGAGGAGAGGAGCGGCACTGCGCCTGGACGCAGGGCATGGTCACTGCAATCAGAGGAGAAAAACAGAAGAGtttattaaatgcattttttcccctatgCATTGTACCAGACACAAACGTGCATTATTCTGGGTATGATACCTTAAACATGAATCTATGGCGATATGTAATCCAAAGCAGCTGTAATATGTCTTTTGCTGTGCAGGTAATCATGCAAGTCCACTTGCTGGTCGCAAATGCAGGTGAGACGATGGCTGCAGTGAGAAGCTCGCGTCTCCCAAGCTGCTTCAAGACTTGATTCCAGGGCCACcaacaatgtgcttttgttTACGCGGTGCGTAACCGAGTGACACAACCATTACGCAGTGAGGCGTGGGCGGTCTCTCGCTCCCCTTTTGTGCCCCCCACGCCCACCCTCCTCTTTGTGCGTGCACTGCATTTAGCCAGTTATTGAAGAGGGAGAAATTGAAACATACAGCTGAATTCAaatgcaatctttttttctttttcttttttttatcagataCCTTTGACCAATTTCCCCCATAttcaaaaaagtaattaataaGATAGTTAGAAAGATAGTGTGCACACGCATACATTCAAAATGGTTTCATTATTTTGCACTTTAAAGGGCACATAGTGTGTTTTATGGGAGGGTAACACTTGTGCACTTGCCAAATGGTTAGCACATCTTTCTCACTGTGGTTGCTGGGACTCCCAGTCCAAACAGAGTATAAATGGACACTTTTTACattgcatttatatttactctgaatattttagtctcttccaagtgtaaattatACTCTATTTAGACTGGACAAATATAGTCGTTTTAGTGTTAAATGTACTACTCTACAACATTCATTTACTTCGATCATTCGGtggcttggtgatgaagtgctgcatcCATTTGTGAAAATACAGTTGATGCCTAATTTACTGTACtcgctttttttcttcacacttTCACCTAGTAGTAACCAATTACCTTGCCACAACTTTCTACCCTCTCATCCTACCGTgctgaaatacaaaataaacaaataaataaataaatagccataCATGGTAACCTTAGCTCAATAAGCACTGGCTCATTCACATGGGGCTAAAACACACCCTCACAATATGGTGAGCTCATAGGCTGAAATTAAGGATGTCAATTGTTCCGAAGTGCTCTatcaataaagttgagttgagaggataagcggttaagatAATGGATAATGGATTGGATGGattaattgaaatgttttaaattgtgaaatgcATACCATTTAAACGTTAAAGCGGTGATTATGCAAAGTGTATGCTGACTCCCTTAAATATACACAAAATAATTACCAAACTACATGTTCAAATTGTGCATAATACTGTATAACAGGgacttaaatttattttaaaaaaatataataaaagtgAGGAACTTCATTGATACTAAACAAGGAAGGTGAGTAGGACTGGCTATAACGTGAATGGACCGGACTTGAGGACTGGTCGCCAAGACTGGACTGAACGAGAGGAAgatggtcgccatgactggacgagaTGAGAGGAGGCGGAGACTTGGGGCTGCGACAGCAGCGGAGACGAAGAGACTTGGGGCTGCGGCAGCGGCAAAGACGAGGAGTCGggacggggacttgaagcttccgaggagccgggacggggacttgaggctgcatCGGTTGAGAATCTCTGACTTTGGGACTGCAGCAAACAGGAATCCCTGACTTAGGGCTGCAGCAAACGAGAGTCTGTGACTTGAGACTGCAGCCGGCGAGAATCTGTGACTTTGGACTGCCGTTTCAAATGAGCAGAGACGGTCCATGTgcctcccgctgggtccttagTTGGCGGGAGCATTCTGTCATGATAAGGTGTGCGTGGGTGAgtgtggacccaaatgcggggagAAACGGCAGGGAGACAAATATGAAGGGCAAAGTGAGGAACTTCATTGATACTAAACAAGGAAGGTGAGTAGACTAGGACGGGCTGGaacatgactggactggacttgAGGACTGGTTGCCAAGACGGGGCTGGACGAGAGgtggctggtcgccatgaccgGAATAGACGAGAGGCGGCTAGTCGCCATGACTGGGCTGGACGAGAGGCGGCGGCGCCATGACTGGGCTGAACGAGAGGCGGCggcgccatgactggactggacgagAGGACAGAACGAGGACAACTTGGCAGAACGTGGGCAACTTGAAGGTGACGAGGGCGACTGGACGGTGACAAGGATGACGTGACAAAGACGAGGGTGATTAAACTAAGACAAGGGAGACTTGATGGTGATTGAGACAACTAGACGAAGGCGAGGGTGACTAGACTGAGACAAGGGCTTGACTTGGACAAAAATCGCACGCACTACTTCCACACATAACCTTGACATCGACAATCCTCCTACACAAGACTGGACAAACAacagactaaggccccgtccagacggaagcaaagccggcttcattcctcaaacacatctcgtacacacagaagcattttaagacttgcgtgtgtctaaaagaagacgctgaggatgtttaacggctgtcatgtatatgccaagtctggagtgg
This window harbors:
- the LOC144055327 gene encoding nuclear receptor subfamily 4 group A member 2-like, which translates into the protein MPCVQAQCRSSPPGASPASQSAAGERSCDLLTPEFVKFSMDLANSEISASPSGAEAYSCGYDARPQCLFQMPLHGELSCVKTEDARAGRPARFQPSQHLQAADRLSSSSSVYYYQSPSSRAPIAPNIQTPLMWEDSGSLLRQDYLVAAQRKNNFSRFSLFSIKHSQDGNQNFSSPMKFDRHFHMSANLDQTLDSSGLLCCAGLGNQPCAGFHPLQFAHTQHLINNLGPPTSAQSRGRPSTEGLCAVCGDNAACQHYGVRTCEGCKGFFKRTVQKNAKYVCLAAKNCPVDKRRRNRCQYCRFQKCLAVGMVKEVVRTASLKGRRGRLPSKTKVFPDSSSPASTLLNSLIRAHVESNPSPSRLDYCKFKESPESPPGDDAQHVHQFYDLLTRSMEVIRAWALKIPGFVSLTKHDQDLLFYSSFLELFVLRLSYRSNPDEGKLIFCDGSVWHRLQCLRGFGEWIDSIVEFSTNLHRMNLDIATFSCICALALVTERHGLKEPRKVEELQSSVVKCLKDGSVSVDTNSNTWSNHLFRLVEKLPELRTLCIQGLQRIFYLKLEDLVPPPAIIDKLFLDTLPF